A section of the Platichthys flesus chromosome 22, fPlaFle2.1, whole genome shotgun sequence genome encodes:
- the LOC133933648 gene encoding B- and T-lymphocyte attenuator-like isoform X4, giving the protein MMLIWKLTAGFTRVPSMRPHPWCTVLHVSLWAALVLTLTTDSEDSECIPYLKVRRHTTYETSHGRELIINCPVELCNKSVPTVIWFKQLNGTYKPISIGSSSHIRTEWKEVNHEWASLLIFQKILSNDSGLYQCQMKYDVSHGIRVSVHGGDQNTTKNNTKALEPLWMYMSCAAGIVGFVTVVIVITVGSMQCCKGKSKKGTQGECQYATIHMAERPLSCGGPPPGPRASPSAPPSRLSAPNELTSPGPLVYSQVKGDNKRTRGAAEDGSGVVYAALNHQLPPGAAARPRRSEECSEYAAIRVASTRINHR; this is encoded by the exons ATGATGCTTATTTGGAAGCTGACAGCCGGCTTCACCAGAGTTCCCAGCATGAGGCCTCACCCCTGGTGCACCGTCCTGCACGTGTCCCTCTGGGCAGCGCTGGTTCTCACCTTAACCACTGACA GTGAAGACTCAGAGTGTATCCCTTATCTCAAAGTACGCCGGCACACAACCTACGAGACCTCACATGGACGAGAACTTATCATTAACTGCCCAGTAGAGCTCTGCAATAAGTCAGTACCAACAGTGATCTGGTTCAAGCAGCTGAATGGAACTTATAAACCAATCAGTATCGGAAGTAGCAGTCACATTAGAACAGAGTGGAAAGAGGTGAACCATGAGTGGGCATCGCTTTTGATTTTCCAAAAAATACTCAGCAACGACTCAGGTCTGTATCAGTGTCAAATGAAATATGATGTGAGTCACGGCATCAGAGTCTCTGTCCACG GTGGTGATCAAAATACAACGAAGAATAACACAA AGGCCTTAGAACCTTTGTGGATGTACATGTCCTGTGCTGCTGGGATCGTGGGATTCGTCACCGTAGTGATAGTTATAACTGTCGGATCAATGCAATGTTGCAAAG GGAAATCAAAGAAAGGGACACAAGGTGAATGTCAG TACGCGACGATCCACATGGCCGAGAGGCCCCTCTCATGTGGCGGCCCCCCGCCCGGGCCGAGAGCGAGCCCCTCTGCCCCCCCATCGCGTTTATCTGCGCCCAACGAGTTGACGTCACCAGGACCTCTCGTTTACAGccaggtgaagggagacaaCAAGAGAACGAGGGGAGCGGCGGAGGACGGGAGTGGCGTCGTGTACGCAGCACTcaaccatcagctgccaccaggGGCCGCCGCTCGGCCCCGGAGGTCGGAGGAGTGTTCGGAATACGCAGCTATTCGAGTGGCGTCAACACGCATCAACCACCGGTGA
- the LOC133933648 gene encoding B- and T-lymphocyte attenuator-like isoform X2, with amino-acid sequence MMLIWKLTAGFTRVPSMRPHPWCTVLHVSLWAALVLTLTTDSEDSECIPYLKVRRHTTYETSHGRELIINCPVELCNKSVPTVIWFKQLNGTYKPISIGSSSHIRTEWKEVNHEWASLLIFQKILSNDSGLYQCQMKYDVSHGIRVSVHGGDQNTTKNNTIPKTSDPEALEPLWMYMSCAAGIVGFVTVVIVITVGSMQCCKGKSKKGTQGECQYATIHMAERPLSCGGPPPGPRASPSAPPSRLSAPNELTSPGPLVYSQVKGDNKRTRGAAEDGSGVVYAALNHQLPPGAAARPRRSEECSEYAAIRVASTRINHR; translated from the exons ATGATGCTTATTTGGAAGCTGACAGCCGGCTTCACCAGAGTTCCCAGCATGAGGCCTCACCCCTGGTGCACCGTCCTGCACGTGTCCCTCTGGGCAGCGCTGGTTCTCACCTTAACCACTGACA GTGAAGACTCAGAGTGTATCCCTTATCTCAAAGTACGCCGGCACACAACCTACGAGACCTCACATGGACGAGAACTTATCATTAACTGCCCAGTAGAGCTCTGCAATAAGTCAGTACCAACAGTGATCTGGTTCAAGCAGCTGAATGGAACTTATAAACCAATCAGTATCGGAAGTAGCAGTCACATTAGAACAGAGTGGAAAGAGGTGAACCATGAGTGGGCATCGCTTTTGATTTTCCAAAAAATACTCAGCAACGACTCAGGTCTGTATCAGTGTCAAATGAAATATGATGTGAGTCACGGCATCAGAGTCTCTGTCCACG GTGGTGATCAAAATACAACGAAGAATAACACAA TTCCCAAAACTTCTGACCCAGAGGCCTTAGAACCTTTGTGGATGTACATGTCCTGTGCTGCTGGGATCGTGGGATTCGTCACCGTAGTGATAGTTATAACTGTCGGATCAATGCAATGTTGCAAAG GGAAATCAAAGAAAGGGACACAAGGTGAATGTCAG TACGCGACGATCCACATGGCCGAGAGGCCCCTCTCATGTGGCGGCCCCCCGCCCGGGCCGAGAGCGAGCCCCTCTGCCCCCCCATCGCGTTTATCTGCGCCCAACGAGTTGACGTCACCAGGACCTCTCGTTTACAGccaggtgaagggagacaaCAAGAGAACGAGGGGAGCGGCGGAGGACGGGAGTGGCGTCGTGTACGCAGCACTcaaccatcagctgccaccaggGGCCGCCGCTCGGCCCCGGAGGTCGGAGGAGTGTTCGGAATACGCAGCTATTCGAGTGGCGTCAACACGCATCAACCACCGGTGA